The Nocardioides campestrisoli genome includes a window with the following:
- a CDS encoding TetR family transcriptional regulator yields the protein MTSPTAAPTLRQRLVASAVELTTAHGWSHVTMARLAREVGVSRQTVYDQVGTKQELAEAVISAELTRFLDAVTRAFDRSPDDLVAAVEGACHDVLVLAQDNALLRAIVSATHGTDTELLPLLTTHSATLLQTAQTVVAERVAEYDVALDPVRLATGIEVIVRVVLSHVMQPSASPARTAADLSWIAGRVLAAQ from the coding sequence GTGACCTCCCCGACGGCAGCACCGACGCTCCGGCAGCGCCTGGTGGCGAGCGCGGTCGAGCTGACCACAGCCCACGGCTGGTCGCACGTGACGATGGCCCGGCTCGCCCGCGAGGTGGGGGTGAGCCGCCAGACCGTCTATGACCAGGTCGGCACCAAGCAGGAGCTCGCCGAGGCGGTGATCTCGGCCGAGCTGACCCGCTTCCTCGACGCCGTCACCCGCGCCTTCGACCGCTCGCCCGACGACCTGGTCGCCGCCGTGGAGGGCGCCTGCCACGACGTGCTGGTGCTGGCCCAGGACAACGCACTGCTGCGCGCCATCGTCTCCGCGACCCACGGCACCGACACCGAGCTGCTGCCGCTGCTCACCACGCACTCCGCGACCTTGCTCCAGACTGCGCAGACGGTAGTGGCCGAGCGTGTCGCCGAGTACGACGTCGCGCTGGACCCGGTGCGGCTGGCCACGGGCATCGAGGTGATCGTGCGGGTGGTGCTCAGCCACGTGATGCAGCCCTCGGCTTCGCCGGCTCGGACCGCGGCCGACCTGAGCTGGATCGCTGGGCGCGT
- a CDS encoding fatty acid desaturase: protein MAPDRIPHSTVSPESTTGWRDRKRRLWLIGLVVPSLAFLGYGMYGLTGWGVWLWLGPIVILVIVPTIDLVVGLDRANPPDDVIEALEADRYYRWITYLFLPLQYVGFVGAMYLVMRGDPLGWTPELGPVDKVALSISIGCIGGIGINTAHELGHKKESHERWLSKIALAQVAYGHFYIEHNRGHHVRVATPEDPASSRLGESFYEFWPRTVLGSLRSAWRLEKRRYARRSQHPWRLGNDVLNAWLMTAVLWGALMLWLGPGVLPYLVLQALVGLSLLEVVNYMEHYGMLRQKVGVGERERYERVDPSHSWNSNNIATNVLLYHLQRHSDHHANPTRRSHSLRDFAESPVLPTGYAGMILLAAFPPVWRRVMDPRVLAHFDGDVTRANLSPRRRDAYLRRYAVPEVRPTSARPGADLAWSGDGKQGAEVLAARCPGCGYTYEVAAGDEHEGFAAGTAWADVPAGWSCPDCGVRDKVDFVPVDPAEAVSSGAPVPRRFHARFLDSPG from the coding sequence ATGGCCCCGGACCGGATCCCCCACAGCACCGTCTCGCCCGAGTCCACCACCGGTTGGCGTGACCGCAAGCGTCGGCTCTGGCTGATCGGGCTCGTCGTGCCGTCGCTGGCCTTCCTCGGCTACGGGATGTACGGACTGACCGGCTGGGGTGTGTGGCTGTGGCTGGGACCGATCGTGATCCTGGTGATCGTGCCCACCATCGACCTGGTGGTCGGGCTCGATCGCGCCAACCCGCCCGACGACGTCATCGAGGCGCTGGAGGCCGACCGCTACTACCGCTGGATCACCTACCTCTTCCTGCCCCTGCAGTACGTCGGCTTCGTCGGCGCGATGTACCTGGTGATGCGCGGGGACCCCTTGGGCTGGACGCCTGAGCTCGGGCCGGTCGACAAGGTCGCCCTGAGCATCTCGATCGGCTGCATCGGCGGGATCGGCATCAACACTGCCCACGAGCTGGGCCACAAGAAGGAGTCGCACGAGCGCTGGCTCTCCAAGATCGCACTGGCCCAGGTCGCTTACGGCCACTTCTACATCGAGCACAACCGTGGCCACCACGTCCGGGTGGCGACACCTGAGGACCCGGCGAGCAGTCGGCTGGGGGAGAGCTTCTACGAGTTCTGGCCGCGGACGGTGCTGGGCTCGCTGCGCTCGGCGTGGCGGCTGGAGAAGCGCCGCTACGCGCGTCGCAGCCAGCACCCGTGGCGGCTCGGCAACGACGTGCTGAACGCCTGGCTGATGACCGCGGTGCTGTGGGGCGCCCTGATGCTCTGGCTCGGGCCAGGCGTGCTGCCCTACCTGGTGCTCCAGGCCTTGGTGGGGCTGAGCCTGCTCGAGGTCGTCAACTACATGGAGCACTACGGGATGCTGCGGCAGAAGGTCGGCGTGGGGGAGCGGGAGCGCTACGAGCGCGTCGACCCGAGCCACAGCTGGAACTCCAACAACATCGCCACCAACGTGCTGCTCTACCACCTGCAGCGGCACAGCGACCACCACGCCAACCCGACCCGGCGCTCCCATTCGCTGCGTGACTTCGCGGAGTCGCCGGTGCTGCCCACCGGATATGCCGGGATGATCCTGCTGGCCGCGTTCCCGCCGGTGTGGCGACGGGTGATGGACCCCCGGGTGCTGGCCCACTTCGACGGCGACGTGACCCGGGCAAACCTGAGCCCTCGGCGCCGCGACGCCTACCTACGCCGCTACGCCGTGCCGGAGGTTCGCCCGACCAGTGCTCGCCCGGGCGCCGACCTCGCGTGGAGCGGCGACGGCAAGCAGGGCGCCGAGGTGCTGGCCGCACGCTGCCCCGGGTGCGGCTACACCTACGAGGTGGCGGCCGGCGACGAGCACGAGGGCTTTGCGGCCGGCACGGCCTGGGCCGACGTGCCCGCCGGCTGGAGCTGCCCGGACTGTGGGGTCCGGGACAAGGTCGACTTCGTGCCGGTGGACCCGGCGGAGGCGGTGTCGAGCGGCGCGCCGGTCCCCAGGCGTTTTCATGCGCGGTTCCTAGACTCACCCGGGTGA